A single region of the Saprospiraceae bacterium genome encodes:
- a CDS encoding SUMF1/EgtB/PvdO family nonheme iron enzyme has product MVSRKLRLIAPILLASIISFAQQEQTSYRNGKDYALFFAVNDYIELDTLHSPLKKATQIATVLQTKFGFNVEIVPNPTRDQIDNKLKEYKHFFKFSDGAKYAPDGQLLVFFLGHGNTIDDKGFFFPKDASKKKLNKTGIAYEELAVQIEEFNCQHILVAIDAFKGNRFTSASPAFMSFPQLDTLTAPERDLLFLNYQKGKTRSVLSLAASRYITPDSSRFAAHFYAALNVGAEKAKPLALRMLYANLVKADSMLYFAPFGSNQASGDFVFFPTNSFLYQQQELPEDVVLNPAIPDATPLTKEEMDSQMIFVSGSAFRMGDEFKLGEADESPLHMVQTNAFLMSEHEVTQKAYRTFCLARGIQRSFDPAKMDYPVDSISWYDAIEYCNWLSLQHGLLPVYSIDKRRKDPKNASLQDHFKWKVSLLANGNGYRLPTESEWEFAARSQGLHHIWAGSRLEKEVNRFANYSVEGAPIDTFRFAAPVGSFAPNALGLYDMSGNVAEWCWDWYDEKYYSKWENNNDQPTVHLGPRRGKFRVAKGGAWNDTLENLRISNRTPLTPDVRQDNLGFRLVRGNSHINQNGN; this is encoded by the coding sequence ATGGTTTCGAGAAAATTACGCCTTATTGCCCCAATATTGTTGGCATCCATCATCTCTTTTGCTCAGCAGGAGCAAACATCCTACAGAAATGGCAAAGATTACGCCCTTTTCTTTGCTGTAAATGATTATATTGAATTGGACACGCTCCATAGTCCTTTGAAAAAGGCTACCCAAATTGCGACGGTCCTTCAGACCAAGTTTGGGTTTAATGTGGAAATCGTTCCCAATCCGACCAGAGACCAGATCGATAATAAACTGAAAGAGTATAAACACTTCTTTAAATTCAGCGACGGGGCTAAGTACGCCCCTGATGGCCAATTACTTGTATTTTTTTTGGGCCATGGAAATACGATCGACGACAAAGGTTTTTTCTTCCCCAAAGATGCCAGCAAAAAGAAACTTAACAAAACGGGCATCGCTTACGAGGAATTGGCGGTGCAAATCGAAGAATTCAATTGCCAGCACATTTTGGTGGCTATTGACGCTTTTAAAGGAAATCGTTTTACGTCTGCATCACCAGCTTTTATGTCCTTTCCTCAGTTAGATACCTTAACTGCCCCAGAAAGAGATCTTTTATTCCTAAACTATCAAAAAGGGAAAACGAGAAGTGTGCTATCGCTAGCTGCTTCGCGATATATCACCCCTGATTCCTCTAGATTTGCAGCGCATTTTTATGCAGCGCTTAATGTCGGGGCGGAAAAAGCGAAGCCACTGGCTCTGCGAATGCTTTATGCTAATTTGGTAAAGGCGGATTCGATGTTATACTTTGCTCCTTTTGGATCAAATCAAGCTAGCGGCGATTTTGTCTTTTTCCCCACTAATAGCTTCCTTTATCAGCAGCAAGAATTACCCGAGGATGTTGTCCTAAATCCTGCTATCCCAGATGCCACCCCTTTGACAAAGGAAGAAATGGATAGCCAAATGATTTTTGTCAGTGGAAGCGCCTTCAGGATGGGCGATGAGTTCAAATTGGGAGAAGCAGATGAGTCGCCCCTTCATATGGTCCAAACCAACGCCTTTTTGATGAGCGAACATGAAGTAACTCAAAAAGCATATCGCACCTTTTGTTTGGCAAGAGGTATTCAACGTTCTTTTGATCCAGCCAAAATGGACTATCCCGTAGATAGCATAAGTTGGTATGATGCCATTGAATATTGCAATTGGCTCAGCCTACAACATGGACTATTGCCTGTTTATTCGATCGATAAAAGAAGAAAAGACCCTAAAAATGCCAGCTTGCAAGACCATTTTAAATGGAAAGTATCCCTCCTCGCCAATGGAAATGGCTATAGACTACCGACCGAATCGGAATGGGAATTTGCGGCACGAAGCCAAGGCTTACACCACATTTGGGCTGGCAGCAGATTAGAAAAAGAAGTGAATCGGTTTGCAAATTATAGCGTCGAAGGGGCGCCCATAGATACCTTCCGCTTTGCCGCGCCAGTCGGCTCCTTTGCGCCTAATGCGCTCGGATTATATGATATGAGCGGCAATGTGGCAGAATGGTGCTGGGATTGGTACGATGAAAAATATTACAGCAAGTGGGAAAATAACAATGATCAGCCGACGGTGCACCTGGGCCCTCGAAGGGGCAAATTCCGTGTTGCTAAGGGTGGCGCCTGGAATGATACCCTCGAAAACCTGCGGATCAGTAATCGAACGCCACTCACCCCTGATGTACGGCAAGATAATCTTGGCTTCCGCTTGGTGAGGGGGAATAGCCATATCAATCAAAATGGCAATTAA
- a CDS encoding pectate lyase: MKKVFFSITILFLFNIVHGQSPQESDFSHLAAAAKHSLEKGIAFFQSLAIEGGYVYHYSLDGKEKWGEGKTDDRTIEVQPPGTPAVGMSFLKAFRVTGNTAFLKAAEDAANALIRGQNEWGGWDHKIYFDRPVSKTVSFDDNQTQSAIRFLMALDQEIDRPALTVAIEKALEMMLVSQLSNGGWPHQYPAQGNYHDYATFNDQGINDCIKVMIDAHVFYGKDVYLQSLLKVGRFLMISQLPPPQPGWAQQYNEFLQPAWARTFEPPAVCPSASIHNLQSLMDLFLHTGKAVFLEPIPDALRWLKASRLPNGKWGRFLELGTNKALYYDRGRIRVDSLHQLSLERRTGYGYETDLSSALAAAEQRFQRLTEPTATAVVPDRLTDLRQLATSVQKVIESQDAKGRWIVHNDQFRKEVGGQIWNGEYRVEDRISSRLFYTNVDLICNFLSLFK, from the coding sequence ATGAAGAAAGTGTTTTTTTCAATCACCATCCTTTTCCTGTTTAATATTGTTCACGGTCAATCCCCCCAGGAATCGGATTTTTCCCATTTGGCAGCGGCTGCCAAACATAGCCTGGAAAAGGGAATTGCCTTTTTTCAATCACTGGCCATTGAAGGGGGATATGTTTACCACTATAGTTTGGATGGGAAAGAAAAATGGGGCGAAGGCAAAACGGATGACCGCACCATTGAAGTGCAACCTCCCGGGACGCCTGCGGTTGGCATGAGTTTCCTCAAGGCCTTTAGGGTTACTGGGAATACAGCCTTCCTCAAGGCCGCCGAAGATGCTGCCAATGCCCTGATTCGAGGCCAAAACGAATGGGGTGGCTGGGACCATAAAATCTATTTTGACCGACCTGTTAGTAAAACGGTCAGTTTTGATGATAACCAAACCCAGAGTGCCATCCGGTTTTTGATGGCCCTGGACCAGGAAATTGATCGACCAGCGCTTACCGTAGCCATTGAAAAGGCCCTCGAAATGATGCTTGTTTCACAATTAAGTAATGGCGGTTGGCCGCATCAGTATCCCGCCCAAGGCAATTACCATGATTATGCCACTTTTAATGACCAGGGGATCAATGATTGTATCAAAGTGATGATAGATGCCCATGTATTTTATGGCAAAGATGTTTACCTCCAAAGCCTGCTAAAGGTGGGCCGCTTCTTGATGATCTCCCAGTTGCCACCGCCCCAGCCAGGTTGGGCGCAGCAATACAATGAATTTCTTCAGCCTGCTTGGGCCCGTACCTTTGAGCCACCAGCTGTTTGCCCATCAGCCAGTATTCATAATCTTCAAAGTTTGATGGATCTGTTTCTGCATACGGGGAAAGCGGTGTTTCTTGAACCCATTCCGGATGCCCTTCGCTGGTTGAAGGCTTCTCGTTTGCCCAATGGGAAATGGGGGCGTTTTCTCGAACTAGGAACGAACAAAGCCCTTTATTATGACCGCGGGCGGATTCGGGTGGATTCGCTGCATCAGCTTTCCTTGGAGCGGCGCACGGGCTATGGGTATGAGACAGATCTTAGCTCAGCCCTGGCTGCTGCGGAACAGCGTTTTCAGCGCTTAACCGAACCTACTGCCACAGCCGTAGTACCGGATCGTTTGACCGACCTGAGACAACTGGCAACAAGTGTGCAAAAGGTCATTGAAAGCCAGGATGCAAAGGGACGCTGGATCGTACACAATGATCAGTTTCGAAAAGAAGTGGGAGGGCAAATATGGAATGGAGAATATCGGGTAGAAGATCGGATCTCAAGCCGTCTTTTTTATACTAATGTCGACTTGATTTGTAATTTTTTGTCTTTGTTTAAATAG
- a CDS encoding sulfatase, with protein MKKYTLIISYVILSLACSRVAPSSQSAADRPNIIFIMSDDHTAQAWGVYGGILQDFVKNDNIKRLANEGAVLENVFVTNSICTPSRAAIMTGQYSHQNGVYTLSEALEPDSMNIAKVLQANGYQTALVGKWHLKKQPSGFDYFSVLPGQGRYHDPLLKTAENWQDGNQGGVVHEGFSADVIGDLSIKWLEKRKADQPFFLMTHFKATHEPFDYPARHQTLNEGIELPEPESLYDFSPAANGRSFIGQKLEVLGSRWEKDSEKLAQGQPATYPGMPFTLAGLDSLQARKKTYQKFVKDFLRCGAAIDDNIGKLLAYLDEKGLAENTIVIYTADQGYFLGEHGFMDKRMIYEEALRMPFVIRYPKEIPAGTRNKDMILNLDFASLFADYAAAELPASFKGQSFRENVRGNTPSGWRKQMYYRYWLHQANRPAHFGIRNERYKLAFFYGQPLEKPGSEAETTKPAWEFYDLQHDPKELHNAYQDSIYQAIIENMKVELKAMRAQVGDTDEAYPIMHSIFENNWNK; from the coding sequence ATGAAAAAATACACTTTAATTATCAGTTATGTTATCCTATCGCTTGCTTGTTCCCGTGTGGCACCTTCCAGCCAGTCAGCAGCCGACCGTCCAAACATTATTTTTATCATGTCAGACGATCACACTGCCCAAGCCTGGGGTGTTTACGGCGGTATCTTACAGGATTTCGTAAAAAATGACAACATCAAAAGACTAGCTAACGAAGGAGCAGTGCTAGAAAATGTATTCGTCACCAACTCCATCTGCACACCTAGTCGGGCAGCCATCATGACCGGCCAGTACAGCCACCAAAACGGCGTTTACACCTTGTCAGAAGCCCTGGAACCTGATAGCATGAACATTGCTAAAGTTTTGCAGGCCAATGGCTACCAAACGGCCCTGGTTGGTAAATGGCATTTGAAAAAACAGCCTAGCGGCTTTGATTATTTCAGTGTTTTACCGGGCCAGGGCCGTTACCATGATCCTTTATTAAAAACCGCCGAAAATTGGCAGGATGGCAACCAAGGTGGCGTGGTGCACGAAGGGTTTTCCGCCGATGTGATTGGCGATTTATCCATCAAATGGCTGGAGAAGAGGAAGGCTGATCAGCCTTTTTTCCTGATGACCCATTTCAAGGCCACCCACGAACCTTTTGACTACCCAGCACGACATCAAACCTTGAACGAGGGGATTGAATTGCCCGAACCCGAATCATTGTACGACTTTAGTCCGGCCGCCAACGGAAGAAGCTTCATTGGTCAGAAGCTGGAAGTCCTAGGTAGTCGCTGGGAGAAGGATTCCGAAAAACTGGCACAAGGACAACCAGCCACTTATCCAGGAATGCCTTTCACGCTGGCAGGTTTAGACAGCCTACAAGCCCGGAAAAAAACCTACCAAAAATTTGTCAAAGACTTTCTTCGATGCGGCGCAGCCATTGACGACAACATCGGTAAACTATTGGCCTATCTGGATGAAAAAGGATTGGCCGAAAACACCATTGTCATTTATACAGCCGATCAAGGATATTTCCTAGGGGAACATGGTTTTATGGATAAGAGAATGATCTACGAAGAGGCACTGCGTATGCCTTTTGTCATTCGCTACCCAAAGGAAATCCCGGCTGGCACTCGCAATAAAGATATGATCCTGAACCTGGATTTCGCTTCTTTGTTCGCCGATTATGCGGCAGCTGAGCTCCCTGCTTCCTTCAAAGGCCAAAGCTTTCGGGAAAACGTAAGAGGCAACACTCCCAGTGGTTGGCGCAAACAAATGTACTATCGCTATTGGTTGCATCAAGCCAACCGGCCAGCCCATTTTGGCATTCGCAATGAACGTTATAAGTTGGCTTTTTTTTATGGGCAACCCTTAGAAAAGCCTGGAAGTGAGGCGGAAACGACAAAACCCGCCTGGGAGTTTTACGACCTACAGCATGATCCTAAAGAATTGCACAATGCCTATCAAGATTCCATTTACCAGGCTATCATCGAAAACATGAAAGTGGAATTAAAAGCTATGCGTGCGCAAGTTGGCGACACGGATGAAGCCTATCCTATCATGCATTCAATTTTTGAGAACAATTGGAATAAGTAA